The genomic stretch GGGAATTGAAGCGGGAATTGAAGCAGCAGCGCCCAACCGGCGCCGCATCCTTTGATTGCTTAACCAGCACAGGCGGAGACACGCGGTGCAAGAAAACGAGCTGACGATTTCGGGCAACAAGGCCGACCTCGACATCGAGATGATCTACGCGTTCCTCTCGCAGGAGACGGCATGGGCGAAGGGCATGCCACGCGAGACGTTCGACCGGGCGATAGAGGGGTCGCTATGTTTCGGCGCGTATATCGAAGGCAGGCAGATCGCTTTTGCTCGCCTGGTAACCGACCAGGCGACATTCGCCTACCTGTGCGATGTCTTCGTGCTGCCGGCGCACCGTGGCAAAGGATACGCGTCAGCGTTGATGAAGCACGTATTCGCCAGCCCCTCGCTGACCGGCTTGCGCAGAATCGTGCTGGTGACGACAGACGCTCACCACGTCTACAAACCGCACGGTTTCAAGGAACTGACGGCGCCGGAGCGCTATATGGAACTGCACAATCCGGACGTCTACAAGACGGCTTGAGCGAAACGCGCCGGGGGCACTAAGCAAAAACCCCTTCCCTGACCCACTTGGTCATGATCCACTTCTCGCCTGCCAGAACCGGTGCGCCCCCATGCAAGCTCAAAGGATCGAGCTGCCGCGCCCCGTTCATGTAGCGAAAATAGACAGCGCCACCCCGCCTCGGGGCAATCGACACGCCAGCATCGGGGAAAAAAGTCTCCCCTCCCGCAGCCACGTCGTTGAGGTACAAAACCAGCGTCGCAACCCGCTGCCCGCCGCGCGCCATATGCACGGCACTGCCCGTCTGCGCAGGCGGAAAATAATCGAAATGTGACCGATACTCGGCGCCGACCCCATACCTCAGCACCTGCAACCCTTCACCATTCTCGACCGGCCAGTTCATCAAGCTGGCAAAGCGCTGTTCGAGCCGTTCGAGGAATGGGTCCGCACCTCGGTGATACCAGGCGCCTTCGCTGGTGCGATTCGGAATCACGTCATTCGAGCCGTTCTCAGGATTGACGGTAGTGGACCGCTTGAGCAAGGGGCGCGACCGTTCGATCATCTCGTCGCATTCTTCGTCCGACATCACATCGGCGAACGCGACGATCTGCGGCCGCTCGCAGCGCATCAGCACCTTGACGTCGCGATCGTAGGCACGAATCAGATTGCCCGCCGCGACCGGCGCCGGATCGTAGCGGTATTCGCCTGTGGCCGCCTCGACACCGCATCGCGCGGCGGCGGCAACAGCAACAGGAGCCACGCGAGCCGCTCCGGTAGCCTCGAACGAAGCGTTCACCGTGGCTCGCGCAAGTTCCGACTCGAAGCCGGCGCCCACCATGGCATCCACCAACACCGCAGGGCTAAAGCCGCGCTCGACATGACTGTTCAACCAGGTTTTCACGGCATCGTTTACGACAGGCATACGTCTCATCCCACATTCAGAGTTCGCTCGTTCAGCGCGCGCAGACCGGACGCGCGGCCAATCGGGCGATGCTGAGGAAAGCAAAGGATGATAGGTGGCCATCCCGTCGTATTTCACGCGACGATTCGGAAATGGGTCTTGGCTGAAACGCATTCAGCGTCGGATTCGACGCGGCGCGACCTACGAAATTTACTACTCGGCCGTCCCTGGGCGGACGAGATGTGCCTGATCGCCGGCAGCCGTTGCGGCACGGTTAACGGCCCGGCGGGCAAAGCCGCCGCACGTCGTGCGGCCGAATAGCGCGCGCCTCAGCCGTAGGCCCGCTCGCGCATCCACTTCGTCATGATCCATTTGTCGCCGCCGAGCACCGGTGCGCCGCCGTGCAAGGTCAGCGGATCGAGTTGCCGCTGGCCGTTCATATAGCGGAAATAGACCGCGCCACCCTTTACTGCCGCGACTGAGATGCCCGCTTCCGGGAAAATCGTTTCGCCGCCGTCGGGCACGTCGTTCAGATAGATCACCAGGGTCGCCACGCGCTGGCCGCCTTGGGCGGTATGCACCGCGCTGCCGCCCTGATCGGGCGGGAAATAATCGAAGTGCGGGCGATATTCGCCGCTCGTGCCGTAATGCAGAATCTGCAGCCCTTCGCCGTTTTCAACCGGCCAGTTCATCAGACTCGATATGCGGCGGTCCATCTGTTCGATGAACGCGTCTTCCCCGCGCTGGTACCAGATGCCTTCGCTGGTGCGGTTGAGGATTACGTCTTCCTTGCCGGTGTCGGGATTGACCGTGGTCGAGCGCTTCAGCCGATGACGCGAGCGTTCGATCATCGCGTCGCATTCGTCAGGTGACAGCACATCCGCGAACACAATCACTTGCGGCCGCTCGCAGCGCATCAACACGCGGACGTCGCGATCGTGCGCACGGATCACATTGCCGCGCGCAACAGGCGACGCATCGTACTGGTAGGTTTGCGGCCCGGCTTTTACCAGCGCGGCCTCAGCCGCTGCCGGTGGCGAGCCCCCTGCGTCCGCCGGATTCTTGCCGAACGCCTTGTGCACTTCCGCGCGCGCGGCTTCCGTGGCGAAACCGGCTTGCACCATCGCGTCGATCATCGAGTCGATGCTGCAACCACGCGCTGCATTGCTGCTCAGCCATGCTTCCCACGATGCATCCACTACTGGCATAGAACTCCCCCGCTTGTCCACGTCACGAAATACTGCATCAACTGGCCGGTTCATAGCAAGGCTCGGTAGAGTGCGCCGGGCTGGACGACTAGCCCGCTATCGGGGGGGGTGACGCCTGGGCGGACGACTAAGCAGCTATCGAGGGGCGACACCTGGGCGGACGACTAAGCAGCTATCGGGGGGCGACACCTGGGCGGACGGCAAAATATCGTCGCCATTGCCTATCGAAAGTTCGAACGGGCGCTGGCCGTGCAGGCGTTTCTCGAGTTCGCGCAAGCCAGGTAAAACCGCTTTCGCTACCCTCACGCCGCCTTTTCGTTATATCCTGTCGAATATCACGATATGCTTCGTGGCGCGCGATGGCTCGCCCGTCACCCGCGCACGACGAAGCGAAACAAGCAAGCAGGAGCCAGCAGCGGTGCGGTTTTCGTTTGTCCATCGTTATATACGTGCAACTATATCGCCAGCGGCGCCCGCATGGCGCGCGCGTCCGGCACGCACGTTCAGCCCGCCTGACGCCAGAACCGGATTCGAGGTCCTCATGCACACGCCCCCGTTTCGTCTTGCCAAGCCCCCGCGTCTCAAGCTGTCCAGCGACGAACTCGCCGGCGCCGGCTTGGGCCCGGCCGATCCGTGCTGCACGCCCGCCAAGGTATCGCTCCCGACCGCCAGACGGCGCGCGCGCCTCGCCGAGCTCGATGGCCAACTGCATTGTTCGATCATCGGCACCTGTCTCAGCACGCACGAACTGCGCAAACTGGTGCCTAAATTCACCGGCCTCAATAGCCGGGACGCGAGCGATCTGGAGATTCATCACTCGGCCGTCGAACTCGCGATCGATGGCGGCGCGGGCGCCAAAGCTCTGCACAAGCTGCTTGACGAGCACTATGCGGCGGCAATCCGCCGCTTCGACAAAGCCGCCGACGACGTCGAACTGCTGAAGCTCTGGGACGAAGCGCTGAAGAGCGGCGACATCCCGCCTGCTTACTGGGCTTTGATGACGCATCCGTATGCGACCTTGTACGTGCGCCGGAGAGCGTTCGGCGAATTGCACATGCTGTCGCATCTGGTTGGCGCGGCGAATCGCGCGGATATCCGCAGGCTGGTTGCGCTCGAAACGGAAAACGCCGAGTTGAAGGAGAAAGCCGAGCGGCAGCAAAGCCGCTTGCAGCAACTCAGCATGCAGCGCGACGCATCGATCGCCGCGCTCAACCAGCAGATCGCGCAACTCACCGCCTTGGCCACGCGCCAGCCGCCGACGGATCCCGCCGATCTCGAAGCCGAGATATCAAGGCTGCGCGACAAGCTGGCCGACACCAACCAGCGGATGGCGCTGCATACGAGCCGCCGTGAGGCCGCTGAACAGCGTGCGCTGCAGGAACAAGACGCGGCGCTCGCGTTACGCAAAAGCCGCGATCAGGCGTTGGCGCTTCTCGAACTGGTGCAAAGCGAATGCGATGCGCTGGAACGCGCGACGGTGGATGCTGCCCACAGCCATGGCGCGGGGACGCAGCAAGCCAGCCTCGACAGCGTGCGCGGCAAACGGATTGTGTATGTGGGCGGCCGTCCCGGCTCGAATGCCGCGCTCAAGCGGCTGGTGGGCGCCGCCGGCGGTGATTTCGTGGTGCACGACGGCGGCGTGGAAGATCGCAAAGGTCTGCTCGCCGCTGCGTTGCCGGGTGCGGATATCGTCGTGTTTCCGGTCGACTGCGTCGCTCACGATTCGATGAATACGCTCAAAAAGGTGTGTGAGCGCCATCAGATCGACTACTACCCGCTGCGCACAGCCAGCGTGGCGAGCTTTGTCGAATTGGTGGAGCGCCTGCGCGCCGGGCAACTGGCGCAGTTGGGCAATCCGCCGCCCTCGGCATTTTGCTTGCGCCACGGCTGAGCGGCAGGGTGTCGGCCCCGAACCGCGAGGCGTGAACGCCGAACGCTGAACCGAGGCGCCGTCGGCCCCAGCCGCTCAGGAACGAATCAACCTGGTCAACTCGGCGATCTGTTTCGCGCAGCTTCGTTGCGCCTCGACTTCGACATCGCGGTAAAGACGAATGATGTTTTCGCCCACCGGCGTCAGCGTACAGCCACCGCCGCTTTGACCGCCTTGCTCCGAGTGGGTGGCGGGCGCTTTGAGCGAGCGGTTCAGTTCGTCGATCAGCAGCCATGCACGACGGTACGACATGCCGAGGCTGCGCGCCGCGGCCGAGATCGAGCCGTATTCGCGCACGGCTTCGAGCAGTTCGACTTTGCCAGGCCCGAGCGCGACGGCGTCGCCGCTGCGGATACGCATTCTGAAGCGCACTTCGGGGCGCGATTTCAAGGACTTTGTCGCGCGTCTTGGTTTGGTTTTCGCGGTATCAGGCATGCGCAAAAGCATACACGAACCGTCTCGCGCTGCCACCCTGGCCGAATGGCCTTCAGTGGTGGCCGGGGAAGCAATGCCCGTAGTCTTCGCAGCCCGGACAACCGGGAGCCGGGCCGGGCTGAAGCCCTAACGAAAGCGCGCGCTGCTGGGCGAGGAATTTCTTCCAGCGCAGATTGTCGACATTCAGCCCGACGAGCGTGGGGAAATAACGCGTCAGCATCCATGTGACTTCTTCACGGCCCGCAAGGCCGAGGTCGCGCCAGAGGTGATCTGGCCGCAAGCACGCGTGGGCGATGATCGAGGCGAGGCACAGCGCGTCGTTCGCGTCGACGGCGGTGCTGGAATGCGTGAGCAGCAGTGCCCGTAGCGTGTCGACGAATGCCGCGTGTTCACTGGTGTCAACAGGCGGCAATGCAGTCGAAGGCGCAGGCACGGGCTCAAGCGCGGCCGCGTGCACAAAGTGCCGCGCCAGCAGTGCGCGCCACGCCTGCTGCGGCAATCCAGGCAGCGCAAGTTCGTCGCGCACGTCGCGCGCGGCAATCAGTCTCGCGAACAGTTGAGTATCGGGCGACGCAGCGCTCGTGGCCGCGGCCAGCCACTTTGCCGTGCGCTCGGCAACCTGCGCGTCGAGCGACGCACGCAGCGGTTCGGTGCCGGGCGCGGCAATCGCATTCGCATTATCCATACGCGGTTATCTCCAGCATCGACGCCTGAGCGGCTTGTTCACTCGTTATGTCGGCGTGTATATTACGCGGCGATGGCCGCGCCGGCGCAAAAACGCATCGATACGCAATATATCGCCAAGCATATCGGCCACTTTTCACAACGCCATGCGCTGACGTCGTAATATAGCGCTCTAAATAACGCATCGGGTTTAATCGCATGATTCGCAAGCTGCTTGCATCTTTCGTGGTTGTCGCCGGCGCGGTGACGGCCGTGCCCGCCTTCGCGCAGGACGATACGGTCAACGTGCTGTACGCCGGTTCGCTCGTCAATCTGATGGAGCGCAGCGTGGGACCTGCTTTCGAAAAGGCCACCGGCCAGCATTTCCGCGGCTATGCGGCGGGCTCGAACAAGATCGCTAACGAGATCAAGGGCAAGCTGCGCCGCGGCGACGTGTTCATCAGCGCGAGTCCGAAGGTGAATGCCAGCCTGATGGGCGAGGCTAACGGCGACCACGTCGCGTGGTACGTGAACTTCGCCGAATCGCCGTTGATGATCGGCTATAACCCGCAAAGCAAGTTCGCCGCGGACTTCAGGAGCAAGCGCTGGGATCAGGTGTTGCAGGAACCCGGCATCCGCATCGGCCGGACCGACCCGAAGCTCGATCCCAAAGGGGCATTCACCGTCGAAATGATGACGAAGGCCGCGGAGCTCTACCATCAGCCGGACCTCGTCGAAAAGACGCTGGGCGCAGCTGAAAATCCCGCACAGGTTTTGCCTGAGGAAACGCTGGTGGGCCGCCTGCAATCCGGCCAGCTCGATGCCGGCTTCTTCTACTCGACCGAAACATCCGACCTGAAAATTCCGGCGATCCGTCCGGCGCCCGAATTGCAGGCCAAAGCAAGCTACACGCTGACGATTCTCAGCGACGCACCGAACCATGCGGGCGCGAGCAGCTTCGTCGACTTCCTGCTGAGCGCGCAAGGGCGCGCGCTGCTCGAGCAACACGGCGTCGATGTGATCAAACCCGCCGTGACCGGCAACGTGCAAGCGATGCCGCCGTCGGTGCAAGCCGTGATCGACGCCGCGCAATAAGGTGGTGAAACAGGCGGTGAACCGATCCGCCGCGCGACCGCTGCTGTGGCTGGCGGGGCTGCTTGCCATCTATCTGTGCGCCCCGTTTATCGCGAGTGTGCCGCAACTCGGCGCGGCCGATTGGCCGAATGTCGACTGGGCCGCAGTGTGGTCAGCGGTCGGCGTATCGGCGGCGAGCGCCAGTGTCGCCTCGTTCGTGATTCTGCTTGGCGGCGTGCCGCTCGGCTATTTTCTGGCGCGCTCGAACTCGCGCAAGATGGCGCTGCTCGGCTTCGTCGTGCAGTTGCCGCTTGCCTTGCCACCGCTCACGAGCGGCGTGCTGCTCCTGTTTCTGCTCGGCCCGTATAGCTGGGTCGGCCGCTTCACCAATGGGGCGCTGACGGATTCGTTTGCCGGCATCGTGCTCGCGGAAATCTTCGTGGCTGCGCCCTTCCTGATCATCGCCGCAAAATCGGCGTTCGCCGCCGTGGACCCCGTGCTCGACGACGTGGCCGCGACGCTCGGCCATCATGCGAGCGGCCGTTTTTTCCGCGTCATGTTGCCGGTCGCGTGGCCGGCGATTCGCGCGGGGCTCGCGCTCGCGTGGTTGCGAGCCTTCGGTGAATTTGGCGCGACGGTGATGGTGGCCTATCACCCGTACTCGCTGCCGGTTTACACGTACGTCGTATTCGGCGGCCAGGGCCTGCCGGCGATGATGCCCCTGCTTCTGCCGACGCTTGCGATTGCGATTGCCTGCGCGGCGCTATCGATTTATAGCCTTCGGCAGAAAGCCGCGCTCGAACAAACCGAAAACGGCGACGACGCGCTGGAACCCGGCACGGATCTAACGGCGAGCCGGGGCGAGACGTCCGATCGCCGTCTCGCCTTTCATTTGCAGCGCCGCTTGGGCGCGTTCGAGCTCGACATTGCGTGGGCGCCTGCGACGCGACGGCTTGCGATCATCGGGCCGTCGGGTTCCGGCAAATCCCTGGCATTGCGTCTGATTGCAGGGCTCGAATCCAACGCATCCTGTTTCGTTCGGCTCGGTGCAGCCGACTTGAGCCCATTGCCGCCCGAGCGTCGCCAGATCGGCTACATGCCGCAAGACTACGGTTTGTTTCCGCATATGACGGTCGCGCAGCAACTCGCATTTCCCGTCGACGCCGACGCAGCCAGCGCGCGTTACTGGCTCGATCATCTCGGCCTCGCGCAACTGGTCGCACGCTTGCCGCATCAATTGTCGTTCGGTCAGCGGCAACGTGTGGCGCTGGCGCGGGCGCTCACGCGTCATAGCGAATTGTTGCTGTTCGACGAGCCGTTCGCCGCGCTCGATACGCCGCGGCGGCGCCGTCTGCAGCAGTCGCTGCGGGCGTTGCAGCGCGAAATTGCGGCGGTGACGATCATCGTCACGCACGATCCCGACGAAGCGGCGCTGCTTGCCGACGAGGTGCTGGTCGTCGAACAAGGGCGCATGCTGCAGGCGGGTTCCATCGACGTGGTGTTCGAACGGCCGGCTTCAATGCGGGTCGCCGAGCTGCTCGGCTTGCACAACGTCGGCGAAGGTTTGATGAGGGCACCTGGGCGCGTTGAAATTGGCAATGGCTTGGTGATAACGACAGGCGACAGCGGTTCTGCGATTTCCGCCGGGCAACGGGTGATGTGGCGCATCTCTTCGCACGCCGTGGTTGTTTCGCCCGATGGCGCTTATGCCGGCGTGGTCGACGCGGTCGAGTTACGGCGCGGTGAGCGATATGTCCGACTGAATATCGCGGGGGTGCGGTTCGAGATCGCGAACGAAGATACCCGGCTGCGGGAAGGAAGCCCTTGCCGGATGGATATTGATGGTTCGGGCGTGTCGGTCTGGAATGCGAACTGACACATTCGGTCTGGCTCTGGCAGCGGCATGACGGTATAGCCGCCAACGCGGCCAGAGCCCAACACCGGGCTAACCCTCGCTCGCGTGCGCCCGCTTCCTGACTTCAGAAAACGCCACATCCACGAGCAATTTTCCAGAATCGAAAACGGTCACGAGTACTTCTTCCCAATCCCCTTCAACGGTACGGCTGTCCCCCACCACCGGCAGCGTCGCCGTCCGATACTCGCCCGTGTGACGGTTCACCAGCAACGTAAGCCGCCCTTTCATCGACCGCTTGCCGGTGTCGGTGACCGGATCCTTGTATACGTCGTGCCATTCATCCCCAAGCCGGATCGCCGAACACTTCATGGCGAACCGCTGCGTATCGCGGTTGATCTGCTGCAGCAACGCGCCGCCCATGCCGAAGACGATGTTGTCCGCTGCAAAGCCGGCTTCGTCCATGCCCGCAAGAATCGCCTCGATAGAATCCGGATTCACGCCGTCGCCCTGAATCACGCGGACGTTATTGAGCACGCGCCGCCCCTTGCCGTTCACCGTTGAACCGAACGACGCCTCGAGCGCCCGCATGGTCTGCAGGACAATCGTCAACGGATCGCCAGAATCGGGCCGGATCACCAGCGTGCCGCCAGAATCGAGCACCGCCTGCTTCAACTCCGTGCCCCATACCTCGAGCGCGGCGAACAGGTCGTAGGAATCGGAC from Paraburkholderia phytofirmans OLGA172 encodes the following:
- a CDS encoding GNAT family N-acetyltransferase, which encodes MQENELTISGNKADLDIEMIYAFLSQETAWAKGMPRETFDRAIEGSLCFGAYIEGRQIAFARLVTDQATFAYLCDVFVLPAHRGKGYASALMKHVFASPSLTGLRRIVLVTTDAHHVYKPHGFKELTAPERYMELHNPDVYKTA
- a CDS encoding nitrogen fixation protein NifQ, translating into MDNANAIAAPGTEPLRASLDAQVAERTAKWLAAATSAASPDTQLFARLIAARDVRDELALPGLPQQAWRALLARHFVHAAALEPVPAPSTALPPVDTSEHAAFVDTLRALLLTHSSTAVDANDALCLASIIAHACLRPDHLWRDLGLAGREEVTWMLTRYFPTLVGLNVDNLRWKKFLAQQRALSLGLQPGPAPGCPGCEDYGHCFPGHH
- a CDS encoding 2OG-Fe(II) oxygenase, yielding MPVVDASWEAWLSSNAARGCSIDSMIDAMVQAGFATEAARAEVHKAFGKNPADAGGSPPAAAEAALVKAGPQTYQYDASPVARGNVIRAHDRDVRVLMRCERPQVIVFADVLSPDECDAMIERSRHRLKRSTTVNPDTGKEDVILNRTSEGIWYQRGEDAFIEQMDRRISSLMNWPVENGEGLQILHYGTSGEYRPHFDYFPPDQGGSAVHTAQGGQRVATLVIYLNDVPDGGETIFPEAGISVAAVKGGAVYFRYMNGQRQLDPLTLHGGAPVLGGDKWIMTKWMRERAYG
- a CDS encoding winged helix-turn-helix domain-containing protein, whose protein sequence is MRIRSGDAVALGPGKVELLEAVREYGSISAAARSLGMSYRRAWLLIDELNRSLKAPATHSEQGGQSGGGCTLTPVGENIIRLYRDVEVEAQRSCAKQIAELTRLIRS
- a CDS encoding DUF2325 domain-containing protein produces the protein MHTPPFRLAKPPRLKLSSDELAGAGLGPADPCCTPAKVSLPTARRRARLAELDGQLHCSIIGTCLSTHELRKLVPKFTGLNSRDASDLEIHHSAVELAIDGGAGAKALHKLLDEHYAAAIRRFDKAADDVELLKLWDEALKSGDIPPAYWALMTHPYATLYVRRRAFGELHMLSHLVGAANRADIRRLVALETENAELKEKAERQQSRLQQLSMQRDASIAALNQQIAQLTALATRQPPTDPADLEAEISRLRDKLADTNQRMALHTSRREAAEQRALQEQDAALALRKSRDQALALLELVQSECDALERATVDAAHSHGAGTQQASLDSVRGKRIVYVGGRPGSNAALKRLVGAAGGDFVVHDGGVEDRKGLLAAALPGADIVVFPVDCVAHDSMNTLKKVCERHQIDYYPLRTASVASFVELVERLRAGQLAQLGNPPPSAFCLRHG
- a CDS encoding 2OG-Fe(II) oxygenase, whose translation is MPVVNDAVKTWLNSHVERGFSPAVLVDAMVGAGFESELARATVNASFEATGAARVAPVAVAAAARCGVEAATGEYRYDPAPVAAGNLIRAYDRDVKVLMRCERPQIVAFADVMSDEECDEMIERSRPLLKRSTTVNPENGSNDVIPNRTSEGAWYHRGADPFLERLEQRFASLMNWPVENGEGLQVLRYGVGAEYRSHFDYFPPAQTGSAVHMARGGQRVATLVLYLNDVAAGGETFFPDAGVSIAPRRGGAVYFRYMNGARQLDPLSLHGGAPVLAGEKWIMTKWVREGVFA
- a CDS encoding extracellular solute-binding protein, whose product is MIRKLLASFVVVAGAVTAVPAFAQDDTVNVLYAGSLVNLMERSVGPAFEKATGQHFRGYAAGSNKIANEIKGKLRRGDVFISASPKVNASLMGEANGDHVAWYVNFAESPLMIGYNPQSKFAADFRSKRWDQVLQEPGIRIGRTDPKLDPKGAFTVEMMTKAAELYHQPDLVEKTLGAAENPAQVLPEETLVGRLQSGQLDAGFFYSTETSDLKIPAIRPAPELQAKASYTLTILSDAPNHAGASSFVDFLLSAQGRALLEQHGVDVIKPAVTGNVQAMPPSVQAVIDAAQ
- a CDS encoding ATP-binding cassette domain-containing protein codes for the protein MNRSAARPLLWLAGLLAIYLCAPFIASVPQLGAADWPNVDWAAVWSAVGVSAASASVASFVILLGGVPLGYFLARSNSRKMALLGFVVQLPLALPPLTSGVLLLFLLGPYSWVGRFTNGALTDSFAGIVLAEIFVAAPFLIIAAKSAFAAVDPVLDDVAATLGHHASGRFFRVMLPVAWPAIRAGLALAWLRAFGEFGATVMVAYHPYSLPVYTYVVFGGQGLPAMMPLLLPTLAIAIACAALSIYSLRQKAALEQTENGDDALEPGTDLTASRGETSDRRLAFHLQRRLGAFELDIAWAPATRRLAIIGPSGSGKSLALRLIAGLESNASCFVRLGAADLSPLPPERRQIGYMPQDYGLFPHMTVAQQLAFPVDADAASARYWLDHLGLAQLVARLPHQLSFGQRQRVALARALTRHSELLLFDEPFAALDTPRRRRLQQSLRALQREIAAVTIIVTHDPDEAALLADEVLVVEQGRMLQAGSIDVVFERPASMRVAELLGLHNVGEGLMRAPGRVEIGNGLVITTGDSGSAISAGQRVMWRISSHAVVVSPDGAYAGVVDAVELRRGERYVRLNIAGVRFEIANEDTRLREGSPCRMDIDGSGVSVWNAN